One region of Manis pentadactyla isolate mManPen7 chromosome 9, mManPen7.hap1, whole genome shotgun sequence genomic DNA includes:
- the NADSYN1 gene encoding glutamine-dependent NAD(+) synthetase isoform X1: MGRKVTVATCALNQWALDFEGNLQRILKSIEIAKHKGARYRLGPELEICGYGCWDHYYESDTLLHSLQVLAALLESPVTQDIICDVGMPVMHQNVRYNCRVIFLNRKILLIRPKMSLANEGNYRELRWFTPWSKSRQTEEYFLPRMIQDLTEQETVPFGDAVLATWDTCIGSEICEELWTPHSPHVDMGLDGVEIFTNASGSHHVLRKAHARVDLVTMATTKNGGIYLLANQKGCDGDRLYYDGCAMIAMNGSMFAQGSQFSLDDVEVLTATLDLEDVRSYRAEISSRNLAASRASPYPRVKVDFALSCREDLLEPLSERIEWKYHSPSEEISLGPACWLWDFLRRSQQAGFFLPLSGGVDSAATACLVYSMCCQVCEAVKNGNQQVLTDVQTIVNETSYTPQDPRDLCGRILTTCYMASENSSQETCSRARELAQQIGSHHVGVSIDPAVKAIVGIFSLVTGKSPLFAAHGGSSRENLALQNVQARVRMVIAYLFAQLSLWSRGARGGLLVLGSANVDESLLGYLTKYDCSSADINPIGGISKTDLRAFVQFCVERFQLSALQRILAAPATAELEPLVDGQVSQTDEEDMGMTYTELSVYGRLRKASKAGPFSMFCRLLTGWSDTYTPRQVADKVKRFFSRYSMNRHKMTTLTPAYHAENYSPDDNRFDLRPFLYNTGWSWQFRCIEDQVCRAAVLQLERRVQQDLDDVD, from the exons ATGGGCCGGAAGGTGACCGTGGCCACCTGCGCGCTCAACCAGTGGGCCTTGGACTTTGAGGGCAACTTGCAAAGGATTTTAAAGA GTATTGAAATTGCCAAACACAAAGGAGCCAGATACAGGCTTGGACCAGAACTGGAAATATG TGGCTACGGATGTTGGGATCATTATTACGAGTCGGACACCCTCCTGCATTCGCTCCAAGTCCTGGCCGCCCTTTTGGAATCTCCAGTCACTCAGGACATCATCTGTGACGTGGGAAT GCCAGTGATGCACCAGAATGTCCGCTACAACTGCAGGGTGATATTTCTCAACAG GAAGATCCTGCTCATCAGACCCAAAATGTCCTTGGCAAACGAAGGCAATTACCGTGAGCTGCGCTGGTTTACACCATGGTCCAAGAGTCG GCAAACAGAGGAGTATTTTCTCCCACGGATGATACAGGACCTCACAGAGCAG GAAACTGTGCCCTTTGGAGATGCAGTGCTGGCCACCTGGGACACCTGCATTGGGAGTGAGATCTGCGAGGAGCTCTGGACCCCCCACAG CCCGCATGTCGACATGGGCCTGGACGGTGTGGAGATCTTCACCAATGCCTCAGGCAGCCACCACGTGCTTCGCAAAGCCCACGCCAGGGTGGATCTGGTGACCATGGCCACCACCAAG AATGGTGGGATCTACCTGCTGGCCAATCAGAAGGGCTGTGATGGGGACCGTCTCTACTACGACGGCTGTGCCATGATAGCCATGAACGGCAGCATGTTCGCTCAGGGCTCCCAGTTCTCCCTGGATGATGTG GAAGTCCTCACGGCCACCTTGGATCTGGAGGATGTCAGAAGCTACAGGGCAGAGATTTCGTCTCGAAACCTGGCG GCCAGCAGGGCGAGCCCCTACCCCCGAGTGAAGGTGGACTTCGCCCTGTCCTGCCGTGAGGACTTGCTGGAGCCACTGTCTGAGCGCATCGAGTGGAAGTACCACAGCCCTAGCGAGGAGATCAG CCTTGGCCCTGCGTGCTGGCTCTGGGATTTTTTAAGGCGCAGCCAACAG GCGGGGTTTTTCCTGCCCCTCAGTGGTGGGGTGGACAGCGCAGCCACTGCCTGCCTCGTCTACTCCATGTGCTGCCAGGTCTGCGAGGCCGTGAAGAATGGAA ATCAGCAAGTTCTGACTGACGTCCAGACCATCGTGAACGAGACCAGCTACACCCCTCAGGACCCCCGGGACCTCTGTGGACGCATCCTGACAACCTGCTACATGGCCAGTGAGAACTCCTCACAGGAGACATGCAGCAGGGCCCGAGAGCTGGCCCAGCAGATTGGAAG CCACCACGTGGGTGTCAGCATCGACCCAGCCGTGAAAGCCATCGTGGGCATCTTCAGCCTGGTGACGGGTAAAAGCCCCCTGTTTGCGGCTCATGGAGGGAGCAGCAGGGAAAACCTGGCTCTGCAGAACGTGCAG GCTCGGGTGAGGATGGTCATCGCCTATCTGTTCGCTCAGCTGAGCCTCTGGTCCCGGGGTGCTCGGGGTGGACTTCTGGTGCTCGGGTCCGCCAATGTGGATGAGAG CCTCCTCGGCTACCTGACCAAGTACGACTGCTCCAGCGCAGACATCAACCCCATCGGTGGGATCAGCAAGACGGACTTGAGAGCCTTCGTCCAGTTCTGCGTGGAGCGCTTCCAGCTTTCCGCCCTGCAGCG CATCCTGGCAGCGCCGGCCACCGCAGAGCTGGAGCCCTTGGTCGACGGGCAGGTGTCCCAGACCGACGAG GAGGACATGGGGATGACGTACACAGAGCTCTCGGTCTACGGGAGGCTCAGGAAGGCGTCCAAGGCCGGGCCCTTCAGCATGTTCTGCAGACTCCTCACCGGGTGGAGCGACACCTACACACCACGGCAG GTGGCCGACAAAGTGAAGCGATTTTTCTCAAGGTATTCCATGAACAGACACAAGATGACCACCCTCACACCCGCGTATCATGCTGAGAACTACAGCCCCGACGACAACAGGTTCGACCTGCGGCCCTTTCTCTACAACACGGGCTGGTCTTGGCAGTTTCGGTGCATAGAAGATCAGGTATGCCGCGCAGCG GTTCTGCAGCTGGAGAGGAGAGTGCAGCAGGACCTGGACGATGTGGACTGA
- the NADSYN1 gene encoding glutamine-dependent NAD(+) synthetase isoform X3 → MGRKVTVATCALNQWALDFEGNLQRILKSIEIAKHKGARYRLGPELEICGYGCWDHYYESDTLLHSLQVLAALLESPVTQDIICDVGMPVMHQNVRYNCRVIFLNRKILLIRPKMSLANEGNYRELRWFTPWSKSRQTEEYFLPRMIQDLTEQETVPFGDAVLATWDTCIGSEICEELWTPHSPHVDMGLDGVEIFTNASGSHHVLRKAHARVDLVTMATTKNGGIYLLANQKGCDGDRLYYDGCAMIAMNGSMFAQGSQFSLDDVEVLTATLDLEDVRSYRAEISSRNLAASRASPYPRVKVDFALSCREDLLEPLSERIEWKYHSPSEEISLGPACWLWDFLRRSQQAGFFLPLSGGVDSAATACLVYSMCCQVCEAVKNGNQQVLTDVQTIVNETSYTPQDPRDLCGRILTTCYMASENSSQETCSRARELAQQIGSHHVGVSIDPAVKAIVGIFSLVTGKSPLFAAHGGSSRENLALQNVQARVRMVIAYLFAQLSLWSRGARGGLLVLGSANVDESLLGYLTKYDCSSADINPIGGISKTDLRAFVQFCVERFQLSALQRILAAPATAELEPLVDGQVSQTDEEDMGMTYTELSVYGRLRKASKAGPFSMFCRLLTGWSDTYTPRQVADKVKRFFSRYSMNRHKMTTLTPAYHAENYSPDDNRFDLRPFLYNTGWSWQFRCIEDQVLQLERRVQQDLDDVD, encoded by the exons ATGGGCCGGAAGGTGACCGTGGCCACCTGCGCGCTCAACCAGTGGGCCTTGGACTTTGAGGGCAACTTGCAAAGGATTTTAAAGA GTATTGAAATTGCCAAACACAAAGGAGCCAGATACAGGCTTGGACCAGAACTGGAAATATG TGGCTACGGATGTTGGGATCATTATTACGAGTCGGACACCCTCCTGCATTCGCTCCAAGTCCTGGCCGCCCTTTTGGAATCTCCAGTCACTCAGGACATCATCTGTGACGTGGGAAT GCCAGTGATGCACCAGAATGTCCGCTACAACTGCAGGGTGATATTTCTCAACAG GAAGATCCTGCTCATCAGACCCAAAATGTCCTTGGCAAACGAAGGCAATTACCGTGAGCTGCGCTGGTTTACACCATGGTCCAAGAGTCG GCAAACAGAGGAGTATTTTCTCCCACGGATGATACAGGACCTCACAGAGCAG GAAACTGTGCCCTTTGGAGATGCAGTGCTGGCCACCTGGGACACCTGCATTGGGAGTGAGATCTGCGAGGAGCTCTGGACCCCCCACAG CCCGCATGTCGACATGGGCCTGGACGGTGTGGAGATCTTCACCAATGCCTCAGGCAGCCACCACGTGCTTCGCAAAGCCCACGCCAGGGTGGATCTGGTGACCATGGCCACCACCAAG AATGGTGGGATCTACCTGCTGGCCAATCAGAAGGGCTGTGATGGGGACCGTCTCTACTACGACGGCTGTGCCATGATAGCCATGAACGGCAGCATGTTCGCTCAGGGCTCCCAGTTCTCCCTGGATGATGTG GAAGTCCTCACGGCCACCTTGGATCTGGAGGATGTCAGAAGCTACAGGGCAGAGATTTCGTCTCGAAACCTGGCG GCCAGCAGGGCGAGCCCCTACCCCCGAGTGAAGGTGGACTTCGCCCTGTCCTGCCGTGAGGACTTGCTGGAGCCACTGTCTGAGCGCATCGAGTGGAAGTACCACAGCCCTAGCGAGGAGATCAG CCTTGGCCCTGCGTGCTGGCTCTGGGATTTTTTAAGGCGCAGCCAACAG GCGGGGTTTTTCCTGCCCCTCAGTGGTGGGGTGGACAGCGCAGCCACTGCCTGCCTCGTCTACTCCATGTGCTGCCAGGTCTGCGAGGCCGTGAAGAATGGAA ATCAGCAAGTTCTGACTGACGTCCAGACCATCGTGAACGAGACCAGCTACACCCCTCAGGACCCCCGGGACCTCTGTGGACGCATCCTGACAACCTGCTACATGGCCAGTGAGAACTCCTCACAGGAGACATGCAGCAGGGCCCGAGAGCTGGCCCAGCAGATTGGAAG CCACCACGTGGGTGTCAGCATCGACCCAGCCGTGAAAGCCATCGTGGGCATCTTCAGCCTGGTGACGGGTAAAAGCCCCCTGTTTGCGGCTCATGGAGGGAGCAGCAGGGAAAACCTGGCTCTGCAGAACGTGCAG GCTCGGGTGAGGATGGTCATCGCCTATCTGTTCGCTCAGCTGAGCCTCTGGTCCCGGGGTGCTCGGGGTGGACTTCTGGTGCTCGGGTCCGCCAATGTGGATGAGAG CCTCCTCGGCTACCTGACCAAGTACGACTGCTCCAGCGCAGACATCAACCCCATCGGTGGGATCAGCAAGACGGACTTGAGAGCCTTCGTCCAGTTCTGCGTGGAGCGCTTCCAGCTTTCCGCCCTGCAGCG CATCCTGGCAGCGCCGGCCACCGCAGAGCTGGAGCCCTTGGTCGACGGGCAGGTGTCCCAGACCGACGAG GAGGACATGGGGATGACGTACACAGAGCTCTCGGTCTACGGGAGGCTCAGGAAGGCGTCCAAGGCCGGGCCCTTCAGCATGTTCTGCAGACTCCTCACCGGGTGGAGCGACACCTACACACCACGGCAG GTGGCCGACAAAGTGAAGCGATTTTTCTCAAGGTATTCCATGAACAGACACAAGATGACCACCCTCACACCCGCGTATCATGCTGAGAACTACAGCCCCGACGACAACAGGTTCGACCTGCGGCCCTTTCTCTACAACACGGGCTGGTCTTGGCAGTTTCGGTGCATAGAAGATCAG GTTCTGCAGCTGGAGAGGAGAGTGCAGCAGGACCTGGACGATGTGGACTGA
- the NADSYN1 gene encoding glutamine-dependent NAD(+) synthetase isoform X4, producing MGRKVTVATCALNQWALDFEGNLQRILKSIEIAKHKGARYRLGPELEICGYGCWDHYYESDTLLHSLQVLAALLESPVTQDIICDVGMPVMHQNVRYNCRVIFLNRKILLIRPKMSLANEGNYRELRWFTPWSKSRQTEEYFLPRMIQDLTEQETVPFGDAVLATWDTCIGSEICEELWTPHSPHVDMGLDGVEIFTNASGSHHVLRKAHARVDLVTMATTKEVLTATLDLEDVRSYRAEISSRNLAASRASPYPRVKVDFALSCREDLLEPLSERIEWKYHSPSEEISLGPACWLWDFLRRSQQAGFFLPLSGGVDSAATACLVYSMCCQVCEAVKNGNQQVLTDVQTIVNETSYTPQDPRDLCGRILTTCYMASENSSQETCSRARELAQQIGSHHVGVSIDPAVKAIVGIFSLVTGKSPLFAAHGGSSRENLALQNVQARVRMVIAYLFAQLSLWSRGARGGLLVLGSANVDESLLGYLTKYDCSSADINPIGGISKTDLRAFVQFCVERFQLSALQRILAAPATAELEPLVDGQVSQTDEEDMGMTYTELSVYGRLRKASKAGPFSMFCRLLTGWSDTYTPRQVADKVKRFFSRYSMNRHKMTTLTPAYHAENYSPDDNRFDLRPFLYNTGWSWQFRCIEDQVCRAAVLQLERRVQQDLDDVD from the exons ATGGGCCGGAAGGTGACCGTGGCCACCTGCGCGCTCAACCAGTGGGCCTTGGACTTTGAGGGCAACTTGCAAAGGATTTTAAAGA GTATTGAAATTGCCAAACACAAAGGAGCCAGATACAGGCTTGGACCAGAACTGGAAATATG TGGCTACGGATGTTGGGATCATTATTACGAGTCGGACACCCTCCTGCATTCGCTCCAAGTCCTGGCCGCCCTTTTGGAATCTCCAGTCACTCAGGACATCATCTGTGACGTGGGAAT GCCAGTGATGCACCAGAATGTCCGCTACAACTGCAGGGTGATATTTCTCAACAG GAAGATCCTGCTCATCAGACCCAAAATGTCCTTGGCAAACGAAGGCAATTACCGTGAGCTGCGCTGGTTTACACCATGGTCCAAGAGTCG GCAAACAGAGGAGTATTTTCTCCCACGGATGATACAGGACCTCACAGAGCAG GAAACTGTGCCCTTTGGAGATGCAGTGCTGGCCACCTGGGACACCTGCATTGGGAGTGAGATCTGCGAGGAGCTCTGGACCCCCCACAG CCCGCATGTCGACATGGGCCTGGACGGTGTGGAGATCTTCACCAATGCCTCAGGCAGCCACCACGTGCTTCGCAAAGCCCACGCCAGGGTGGATCTGGTGACCATGGCCACCACCAAG GAAGTCCTCACGGCCACCTTGGATCTGGAGGATGTCAGAAGCTACAGGGCAGAGATTTCGTCTCGAAACCTGGCG GCCAGCAGGGCGAGCCCCTACCCCCGAGTGAAGGTGGACTTCGCCCTGTCCTGCCGTGAGGACTTGCTGGAGCCACTGTCTGAGCGCATCGAGTGGAAGTACCACAGCCCTAGCGAGGAGATCAG CCTTGGCCCTGCGTGCTGGCTCTGGGATTTTTTAAGGCGCAGCCAACAG GCGGGGTTTTTCCTGCCCCTCAGTGGTGGGGTGGACAGCGCAGCCACTGCCTGCCTCGTCTACTCCATGTGCTGCCAGGTCTGCGAGGCCGTGAAGAATGGAA ATCAGCAAGTTCTGACTGACGTCCAGACCATCGTGAACGAGACCAGCTACACCCCTCAGGACCCCCGGGACCTCTGTGGACGCATCCTGACAACCTGCTACATGGCCAGTGAGAACTCCTCACAGGAGACATGCAGCAGGGCCCGAGAGCTGGCCCAGCAGATTGGAAG CCACCACGTGGGTGTCAGCATCGACCCAGCCGTGAAAGCCATCGTGGGCATCTTCAGCCTGGTGACGGGTAAAAGCCCCCTGTTTGCGGCTCATGGAGGGAGCAGCAGGGAAAACCTGGCTCTGCAGAACGTGCAG GCTCGGGTGAGGATGGTCATCGCCTATCTGTTCGCTCAGCTGAGCCTCTGGTCCCGGGGTGCTCGGGGTGGACTTCTGGTGCTCGGGTCCGCCAATGTGGATGAGAG CCTCCTCGGCTACCTGACCAAGTACGACTGCTCCAGCGCAGACATCAACCCCATCGGTGGGATCAGCAAGACGGACTTGAGAGCCTTCGTCCAGTTCTGCGTGGAGCGCTTCCAGCTTTCCGCCCTGCAGCG CATCCTGGCAGCGCCGGCCACCGCAGAGCTGGAGCCCTTGGTCGACGGGCAGGTGTCCCAGACCGACGAG GAGGACATGGGGATGACGTACACAGAGCTCTCGGTCTACGGGAGGCTCAGGAAGGCGTCCAAGGCCGGGCCCTTCAGCATGTTCTGCAGACTCCTCACCGGGTGGAGCGACACCTACACACCACGGCAG GTGGCCGACAAAGTGAAGCGATTTTTCTCAAGGTATTCCATGAACAGACACAAGATGACCACCCTCACACCCGCGTATCATGCTGAGAACTACAGCCCCGACGACAACAGGTTCGACCTGCGGCCCTTTCTCTACAACACGGGCTGGTCTTGGCAGTTTCGGTGCATAGAAGATCAGGTATGCCGCGCAGCG GTTCTGCAGCTGGAGAGGAGAGTGCAGCAGGACCTGGACGATGTGGACTGA
- the NADSYN1 gene encoding glutamine-dependent NAD(+) synthetase isoform X2 has product MGRKVTVATCALNQWALDFEGNLQRILKSIEIAKHKGARYRLGPELEICGYGCWDHYYESDTLLHSLQVLAALLESPVTQDIICDVGMPVMHQNVRYNCRVIFLNRKILLIRPKMSLANEGNYRELRWFTPWSKSRQTEEYFLPRMIQDLTEQETVPFGDAVLATWDTCIGSEICEELWTPHSPHVDMGLDGVEIFTNASGSHHVLRKAHARVDLVTMATTKNGGIYLLANQKGCDGDRLYYDGCAMIAMNGSMFAQGSQFSLDDEVLTATLDLEDVRSYRAEISSRNLAASRASPYPRVKVDFALSCREDLLEPLSERIEWKYHSPSEEISLGPACWLWDFLRRSQQAGFFLPLSGGVDSAATACLVYSMCCQVCEAVKNGNQQVLTDVQTIVNETSYTPQDPRDLCGRILTTCYMASENSSQETCSRARELAQQIGSHHVGVSIDPAVKAIVGIFSLVTGKSPLFAAHGGSSRENLALQNVQARVRMVIAYLFAQLSLWSRGARGGLLVLGSANVDESLLGYLTKYDCSSADINPIGGISKTDLRAFVQFCVERFQLSALQRILAAPATAELEPLVDGQVSQTDEEDMGMTYTELSVYGRLRKASKAGPFSMFCRLLTGWSDTYTPRQVADKVKRFFSRYSMNRHKMTTLTPAYHAENYSPDDNRFDLRPFLYNTGWSWQFRCIEDQVCRAAVLQLERRVQQDLDDVD; this is encoded by the exons ATGGGCCGGAAGGTGACCGTGGCCACCTGCGCGCTCAACCAGTGGGCCTTGGACTTTGAGGGCAACTTGCAAAGGATTTTAAAGA GTATTGAAATTGCCAAACACAAAGGAGCCAGATACAGGCTTGGACCAGAACTGGAAATATG TGGCTACGGATGTTGGGATCATTATTACGAGTCGGACACCCTCCTGCATTCGCTCCAAGTCCTGGCCGCCCTTTTGGAATCTCCAGTCACTCAGGACATCATCTGTGACGTGGGAAT GCCAGTGATGCACCAGAATGTCCGCTACAACTGCAGGGTGATATTTCTCAACAG GAAGATCCTGCTCATCAGACCCAAAATGTCCTTGGCAAACGAAGGCAATTACCGTGAGCTGCGCTGGTTTACACCATGGTCCAAGAGTCG GCAAACAGAGGAGTATTTTCTCCCACGGATGATACAGGACCTCACAGAGCAG GAAACTGTGCCCTTTGGAGATGCAGTGCTGGCCACCTGGGACACCTGCATTGGGAGTGAGATCTGCGAGGAGCTCTGGACCCCCCACAG CCCGCATGTCGACATGGGCCTGGACGGTGTGGAGATCTTCACCAATGCCTCAGGCAGCCACCACGTGCTTCGCAAAGCCCACGCCAGGGTGGATCTGGTGACCATGGCCACCACCAAG AATGGTGGGATCTACCTGCTGGCCAATCAGAAGGGCTGTGATGGGGACCGTCTCTACTACGACGGCTGTGCCATGATAGCCATGAACGGCAGCATGTTCGCTCAGGGCTCCCAGTTCTCCCTGGATGAT GAAGTCCTCACGGCCACCTTGGATCTGGAGGATGTCAGAAGCTACAGGGCAGAGATTTCGTCTCGAAACCTGGCG GCCAGCAGGGCGAGCCCCTACCCCCGAGTGAAGGTGGACTTCGCCCTGTCCTGCCGTGAGGACTTGCTGGAGCCACTGTCTGAGCGCATCGAGTGGAAGTACCACAGCCCTAGCGAGGAGATCAG CCTTGGCCCTGCGTGCTGGCTCTGGGATTTTTTAAGGCGCAGCCAACAG GCGGGGTTTTTCCTGCCCCTCAGTGGTGGGGTGGACAGCGCAGCCACTGCCTGCCTCGTCTACTCCATGTGCTGCCAGGTCTGCGAGGCCGTGAAGAATGGAA ATCAGCAAGTTCTGACTGACGTCCAGACCATCGTGAACGAGACCAGCTACACCCCTCAGGACCCCCGGGACCTCTGTGGACGCATCCTGACAACCTGCTACATGGCCAGTGAGAACTCCTCACAGGAGACATGCAGCAGGGCCCGAGAGCTGGCCCAGCAGATTGGAAG CCACCACGTGGGTGTCAGCATCGACCCAGCCGTGAAAGCCATCGTGGGCATCTTCAGCCTGGTGACGGGTAAAAGCCCCCTGTTTGCGGCTCATGGAGGGAGCAGCAGGGAAAACCTGGCTCTGCAGAACGTGCAG GCTCGGGTGAGGATGGTCATCGCCTATCTGTTCGCTCAGCTGAGCCTCTGGTCCCGGGGTGCTCGGGGTGGACTTCTGGTGCTCGGGTCCGCCAATGTGGATGAGAG CCTCCTCGGCTACCTGACCAAGTACGACTGCTCCAGCGCAGACATCAACCCCATCGGTGGGATCAGCAAGACGGACTTGAGAGCCTTCGTCCAGTTCTGCGTGGAGCGCTTCCAGCTTTCCGCCCTGCAGCG CATCCTGGCAGCGCCGGCCACCGCAGAGCTGGAGCCCTTGGTCGACGGGCAGGTGTCCCAGACCGACGAG GAGGACATGGGGATGACGTACACAGAGCTCTCGGTCTACGGGAGGCTCAGGAAGGCGTCCAAGGCCGGGCCCTTCAGCATGTTCTGCAGACTCCTCACCGGGTGGAGCGACACCTACACACCACGGCAG GTGGCCGACAAAGTGAAGCGATTTTTCTCAAGGTATTCCATGAACAGACACAAGATGACCACCCTCACACCCGCGTATCATGCTGAGAACTACAGCCCCGACGACAACAGGTTCGACCTGCGGCCCTTTCTCTACAACACGGGCTGGTCTTGGCAGTTTCGGTGCATAGAAGATCAGGTATGCCGCGCAGCG GTTCTGCAGCTGGAGAGGAGAGTGCAGCAGGACCTGGACGATGTGGACTGA